Proteins from one Pristis pectinata isolate sPriPec2 chromosome 34, sPriPec2.1.pri, whole genome shotgun sequence genomic window:
- the LOC127585972 gene encoding probable G-protein coupled receptor 139, which yields MGRAPILHVNEVSYPILAVFGIPANVLTAAILYRGKCGLSKGITRYMMAMAISDLLVIIFHVILQRIYIYYSPKSFLSRSSVCPSNIYMRIVTLDYSVWLTVSFTFDRFVSICCQKLRIKYCTERTAAVVILSLCALSFLKYIPFHAMYEPVFNIDNVNWGCRPKSAYFTYIWWVVFSWMCSLSLSFLPFLLILVLNGLTVRNIVAASRVRRHLKGEDGKDSEMENRRKSIVLLFTVSGTYILLWTRATVAFICTRVTVNFVGVDLTSPPYIANEVGFLLMLLSSCANTCIYGMTQSRFRQEVKDALQCATPFISKPMKLAQQRG from the exons ATGGGACGTGCCCCAATTCTGCATGTCAATGAAGTAAGTTATCCGATCCTGGCGGTGTTTGGTATCCCAG CGAACGTGCTGACGGCGGCGATCCTGtaccggggaaagtgcggtctctccaaaggaaTAACGCGTTATATGATGGCGATGGCGATCTCCGACCTGCTCGTGATCATCTTTCACGTGATACTCCAAAGAATCTACATTTACTATTCCCCTAAATCCTTTCTGTCCCGCAGCAGTGTGTGCCCTTCTAATATTTACATGCGGATCGTCACCTTAGACTATTCGGTCTGGTTAACCGTGTCCTTCACCTTTGACCGTTTTGTCAgcatttgttgtcagaagctgagaatCAAATATTGCACGGAGAGGACGGCCGCCGTGGTTATTTTGTCCTTATGCGCGTTGAGCTTCCTAAAGTACATCCCCTTTCATGCTATGTACGAACCAGTCTTCAACATAGATAACGTGAACTGGGGTTGTCGGCCCAAATCCGCCTACTTCACCTACATCTGGTGGGTCGTTTTCTCCTGGATGtgcagcctctctctctccttcctcccattCCTTCTCATTCTCGTCTTGAACGGGCTGACGGTCAGGAACATCGTAGCGGCCAGCAGGGTCCGCCGGCACCTGAAGGGAGAGGATGGCAAGGACAGTGAGATGGAGAATCGGCGCAAGTCCATCGTCTTACTCTTCACCGTGTCCGGCACTTACATACTGCTGTGGACAAGGGCAACTGTGGCTTTCATCTGTACTCGAGTGACAGTCAATTTCGTGGGCGTAGATCTCACAAGCCCCCCTTACATCGCTAATGAGGTGGGGTTCTTACTCATGCTCCTCAGCTCCTGCGCCAACACGTGCATCTATGGAATGACCCAGAGCAGGTTCAGACAGGAGGTGAAGGACGCGCTTCAATGTGCCACTCCGTTTATTAGTAAACCCATGAAACTGGCGCAGCAAAGGGGATAG